From one Pseudomonas fluorescens genomic stretch:
- a CDS encoding DUF3299 domain-containing protein, whose translation MTRALLLLLLIASPLWAAEPRTLEWQQLIPAGAPVIQPQLAPLHDLSQLSDALAAEAAPAARQTAPNAPVVKALDGQQVKLPGYIVPLEVSEEGRTTEFLLVPYYGACIHVPPPPSNQIVHIFSEIGVKVEDLYQPYWIEGQMQVKATSSELADAGYQMEAEKIYAYELE comes from the coding sequence ATGACCCGCGCCCTGCTGCTGTTGCTGTTGATCGCCTCGCCCTTATGGGCAGCCGAACCGCGTACCCTGGAATGGCAGCAACTGATCCCGGCCGGGGCGCCGGTGATCCAGCCGCAGCTGGCGCCGCTGCATGACCTCTCGCAATTGAGCGACGCCCTGGCCGCCGAAGCGGCGCCAGCGGCGCGGCAAACCGCGCCGAATGCACCGGTGGTCAAGGCCCTGGATGGCCAGCAGGTAAAACTGCCGGGCTATATCGTGCCGCTGGAAGTCAGCGAAGAAGGCCGCACCACCGAGTTCCTGCTGGTGCCTTACTACGGCGCCTGCATTCATGTGCCGCCACCGCCGTCGAACCAGATCGTTCACATCTTCAGCGAGATCGGCGTGAAGGTCGAAGACCTCTACCAGCCGTACTGGATCGAAGGCCAGATGCAGGTCAAAGCCACCAGCAGCGAACTGGCCGATGCCGGATACCAGATGGAAGCCGAGAAGATCTACGCATACGAGCTAGAATGA